One window of the Caldisericia bacterium genome contains the following:
- the nadA gene encoding quinolinate synthase NadA has product MEKIDEIQTLKKSKKVLIVSSTNSSHEVLRISDFSGDPLQLARFVETKDFSTVLVVGPSYFANIVKVFNPKKSILIPRIEMVCPMTKAIPYDWVKNIKGEGNVVVSLLQAGIEIMSLSDFIVSDTKILDVVRSIETKTIYVLPDKNVAQYVQKNFPDKEIKSFCAFCIPDSIFLPFMVDEKKSKFKGAEVLVTPYTPVDVIEKADRVIGRDDLIKYVLSSDKKEFIVGHEVNLINRLKRDIPSKFLYPLYEYAFCPITTMATLSDIVRSLREHVYEINIPENTANRIRKIIEESEAYGEKD; this is encoded by the coding sequence ATGGAAAAAATTGATGAAATTCAGACTCTTAAAAAATCAAAAAAGGTTTTAATTGTATCATCAACAAACTCCTCTCACGAAGTATTAAGAATTTCTGATTTCAGCGGAGATCCACTTCAACTTGCAAGATTTGTAGAGACAAAGGATTTTTCCACTGTTCTCGTTGTTGGTCCAAGTTATTTTGCAAACATTGTAAAGGTATTCAACCCTAAAAAGAGTATCCTTATTCCAAGAATTGAGATGGTCTGTCCAATGACGAAAGCTATTCCTTATGATTGGGTAAAAAACATTAAAGGTGAGGGGAATGTTGTGGTATCGCTACTTCAAGCTGGAATAGAAATAATGTCTCTCTCAGATTTTATTGTCTCTGACACTAAGATCTTGGATGTTGTAAGAAGCATAGAAACAAAAACCATTTATGTACTCCCTGATAAAAATGTGGCTCAGTATGTACAAAAGAATTTTCCAGACAAAGAGATAAAGAGTTTCTGTGCATTCTGTATTCCTGACTCCATATTTTTACCCTTTATGGTGGATGAGAAGAAGAGTAAATTTAAAGGAGCAGAAGTTTTGGTTACTCCCTACACTCCAGTGGATGTGATAGAGAAAGCTGATAGAGTTATAGGAAGAGATGACTTAATAAAGTATGTGCTCTCCTCAGACAAAAAGGAGTTCATTGTGGGACATGAGGTAAACCTTATAAACAGGTTAAAGAGGGATATTCCTTCAAAATTCCTTTATCCTTTGTATGAATATGCATTTTGCCCAATAACCACAATGGCAACTCTCAGTGATATTGTGAGGAGTTTAAGAGAGCATGTATATGAGATAAATATTCCAGAAAACACAGCAAACAGAATAAGAAAGATAATAGAAGAAAGCGAAGCGTATGGGGAGAAGGACTAA